In Aquimarina sp. TRL1, a single window of DNA contains:
- a CDS encoding LytTR family DNA-binding domain-containing protein, which yields MIRAVLIEDEFNAMNALEKLIKYTQKDITIVAKIDNVPEGISFLKNETVDLVFLDVELVGGSAFQILDALDTINFKIIFTTAYDEFAIKAIKFETIDYLLKPIDSDELFKCINRFRVGYKKELAYKKAVEKISELDKKEEQRTLLIKTSDQQYFVQIDDIIRCQSDGSYTVFYTTNQTIMSARNLKYYENLLSNHTFVRVHQSHLINIKYIQTLTSNNTVHLTGGEKIPVATRKKSYVKRILEQF from the coding sequence ATGATTAGAGCTGTATTGATTGAGGATGAATTTAATGCAATGAATGCATTAGAGAAATTGATAAAATATACACAGAAAGACATCACTATTGTCGCTAAAATAGATAATGTACCTGAGGGAATTTCTTTTCTTAAGAATGAAACTGTAGACCTGGTATTCTTGGATGTAGAATTGGTAGGAGGAAGTGCTTTTCAGATTTTGGATGCATTAGATACAATTAATTTTAAAATTATTTTTACGACGGCCTATGATGAATTTGCTATAAAGGCAATTAAATTTGAAACCATAGATTATTTGCTAAAACCGATAGATTCGGATGAGCTGTTTAAGTGTATAAATCGATTTAGAGTAGGGTATAAGAAAGAACTCGCCTATAAAAAAGCAGTAGAGAAAATATCAGAATTAGATAAAAAAGAAGAACAAAGAACCCTGTTGATTAAAACTTCAGATCAGCAATATTTTGTGCAGATTGATGATATTATACGTTGCCAGTCTGATGGGAGCTATACAGTTTTTTATACCACAAATCAAACAATTATGAGTGCCCGTAACCTCAAATATTATGAGAATTTATTGAGTAATCACACCTTTGTACGAGTACATCAATCCCACTTGATAAATATAAAATATATCCAGACGCTGACCTCAAATAATACTGTACACCTGACCGGAGGAGAAAAAATTCCGGTAGCAACAAGAAAGAAATCGTATGTAAAACGTATTCTGGAACAATTCTAA
- a CDS encoding histidine kinase, which yields MKSSIQLSCILMLFFCFMSCDKKATIRPAITTTLSALDTISQKKPLQALKKIDSLSKYVEAINEAEIAILLFKKGEIYFLNDQYYQALKVHKQTYQLFHKLKDDYNKGRSLITLCAASLHLGKVEEAQEYALEALRISQDITNDRLCAKSYNQLFHLHLKLKDYNKALTYIKKADSVFTHLPDTISKIAIKSNMSSVYVLQKKYNRALENYQEIIQNKQYTKDPKMTVSILNNIGYTYLKAKEEKNAEKFFRGAITLNKNIKAINAAPYKGLGHMYLMLGVHDSATTYYEKALGEYKKHTNHSESIEVYDKLISIAILEEKYQRALEQQIIRDSIQQQQTIAEKNKLLSFANVTYEIKQREAELAYEKELHESNKLLFATIVLSLLLVLIVVGFWLYTTKLRSANTASKLEQRLLRAQMNPHFIFNTLAAIQNIILKGDSLQSSNYIARFSKLIRQNFDYVRKEKISLHQEIGMITNYIETQQLRFNNMFTYTIMVEKAINTREIFIPPMLLQPFVENAIEYGLKHKEEKGKLLIDISETKEGVQFVIEDNGVGRNAFSKQKEIEDEVHATDVFKERLKHRKKGEEKHFYIQDLVNDIKESIGTRVVFKLRML from the coding sequence ATGAAGTCATCCATACAACTTAGCTGTATATTGATGCTGTTTTTTTGTTTTATGAGTTGTGATAAAAAAGCAACTATACGACCCGCTATAACAACTACACTAAGTGCTCTAGATACAATATCACAAAAAAAACCATTACAAGCTTTAAAAAAGATAGATAGTCTATCCAAATACGTCGAAGCAATAAATGAAGCCGAAATAGCCATATTGTTGTTTAAGAAAGGGGAAATTTATTTTTTAAATGATCAGTACTATCAGGCGTTAAAGGTTCATAAACAAACCTATCAGCTATTTCATAAATTAAAAGATGATTATAATAAAGGAAGAAGTTTAATAACCTTATGTGCAGCAAGCTTACATTTGGGGAAGGTAGAAGAAGCACAAGAATACGCTCTGGAAGCACTTCGTATTTCGCAAGATATTACTAACGATAGACTCTGTGCTAAATCATATAATCAACTATTTCATCTGCATCTCAAACTAAAAGATTATAACAAAGCACTTACTTATATAAAAAAGGCGGATTCCGTCTTTACACATTTACCGGATACAATTTCTAAAATAGCGATAAAAAGTAATATGTCTAGTGTGTATGTGCTACAAAAAAAATACAACAGAGCTCTGGAGAATTATCAGGAAATTATACAAAATAAGCAGTATACCAAAGATCCTAAAATGACAGTTAGTATTCTCAATAACATAGGCTATACATATCTTAAAGCTAAAGAAGAGAAAAATGCAGAAAAATTTTTTAGAGGTGCGATAACATTAAATAAGAATATCAAAGCGATTAATGCAGCACCATATAAAGGACTGGGGCATATGTACCTGATGTTGGGAGTTCATGATTCGGCAACAACATATTATGAAAAAGCATTAGGAGAATACAAAAAACATACGAATCATAGCGAATCGATTGAAGTTTATGATAAACTGATTTCTATAGCCATTCTAGAAGAGAAATATCAACGGGCTTTGGAGCAACAAATTATTAGAGACAGTATTCAGCAACAGCAAACAATAGCGGAAAAAAATAAATTGCTTTCATTCGCAAATGTAACCTATGAAATTAAACAGAGAGAAGCAGAATTGGCATATGAAAAAGAATTACATGAGAGTAATAAATTACTCTTTGCTACTATTGTATTGTCTTTATTACTTGTATTAATAGTAGTTGGTTTTTGGCTATATACGACCAAGTTGCGTTCTGCTAATACGGCATCGAAGTTAGAACAACGCTTATTGAGAGCACAGATGAACCCTCATTTTATCTTCAATACCTTGGCAGCAATCCAAAACATAATCTTAAAAGGAGATTCTCTGCAATCTTCTAATTACATTGCCAGGTTCTCAAAGTTAATTCGTCAGAATTTTGACTATGTGAGAAAAGAAAAGATATCGCTACACCAGGAGATAGGAATGATAACTAATTATATAGAGACACAACAATTGCGGTTTAATAATATGTTTACCTACACAATTATGGTAGAAAAAGCCATCAATACCAGAGAAATTTTTATTCCTCCTATGCTCTTACAACCATTTGTAGAAAATGCAATCGAATACGGATTAAAGCATAAAGAGGAAAAGGGAAAGTTGTTAATTGATATTTCGGAAACCAAAGAAGGTGTTCAGTTTGTCATTGAGGACAATGGAGTGGGAAGAAATGCTTTTTCCAAACAAAAGGAAATAGAAGATGAGGTACATGCTACAGATGTTTTTAAGGAACGGTTGAAGCATAGAAAAAAAGGAGAGGAAAAACATTTTTATATTCAGGATTTAGTAAATGATATAAAAGAATCTATAGGGACAAGAGTTGTATTTAAACTAAGAATGCTATGA
- a CDS encoding GyrI-like domain-containing protein, with protein sequence MKKVNMTSFYIIGVSVRTTNEEMKAATDIPELWNRFMTQQLQEVIPNKVDETLYAVYTNYEKDHTRPYDTVVGCAVTSLDNIPEGMVGITISAGEYMSFVSKGDLTQGAVYNTWLDIWNTPLGRTYKTDFERYGEAAKNPTDAEVEIFVGVMK encoded by the coding sequence ATGAAAAAAGTAAACATGACTTCTTTTTATATCATAGGAGTCTCTGTAAGAACTACTAATGAAGAGATGAAAGCAGCAACTGATATTCCTGAGTTATGGAATCGGTTTATGACACAACAACTACAGGAAGTAATCCCTAATAAAGTAGATGAAACCTTATACGCAGTATATACAAATTATGAGAAAGATCATACCAGACCCTATGATACCGTTGTAGGATGTGCGGTTACCTCCTTGGATAATATTCCCGAAGGGATGGTTGGGATAACCATATCAGCAGGGGAGTATATGTCATTTGTATCTAAAGGTGATTTGACTCAGGGAGCTGTATATAATACCTGGTTAGACATTTGGAATACCCCTTTGGGGAGAACTTACAAAACCGATTTTGAACGCTATGGGGAAGCGGCTAAAAATCCGACAGATGCCGAAGTAGAAATTTTTGTTGGAGTGATGAAATAA
- a CDS encoding YafY family protein — MEKEKPRLVRLTSIMTQLQSGKLITARSIAEKHNISIRTVYRDIRTLEKSGIPIVTEEGRGYSLMEGYKLPPVMFSEEEANALITAAEVISANKDISLVTHYQEAIAKVKAVLRYSQKEKTELLENRIHVRKDRDITSSSNFLISLQSAITNYQLIFLDYLSLEDNRTQRTVEPFALYSTNENWILIAFCRLKNEFRSFRLDCIKEIKVVKEHFTKHPMTLQEYFEICKKTWEEKSKKNP; from the coding sequence ATGGAGAAAGAGAAACCAAGATTGGTAAGGCTTACCTCAATTATGACGCAGCTGCAATCCGGAAAATTGATAACAGCCAGAAGTATTGCCGAAAAGCACAATATAAGTATTCGTACCGTCTACAGAGATATTCGAACATTAGAAAAATCAGGAATACCGATTGTCACAGAGGAAGGAAGAGGATATTCCCTGATGGAGGGATATAAGCTGCCACCAGTTATGTTTTCTGAAGAAGAGGCAAATGCTTTGATAACGGCAGCAGAAGTGATTAGTGCGAATAAGGATATTTCTTTGGTAACTCATTATCAAGAGGCAATAGCAAAAGTAAAAGCAGTTTTGAGATATTCTCAAAAAGAAAAAACCGAGCTTCTGGAAAATAGAATTCACGTACGAAAAGATCGGGATATAACCAGTTCTAGTAACTTTTTAATTTCTCTTCAATCTGCTATCACTAATTATCAATTAATATTTTTGGATTACCTGTCCCTGGAAGATAATAGGACGCAGAGAACCGTTGAACCATTTGCGTTGTACAGTACTAATGAAAACTGGATTTTAATCGCATTTTGTAGATTAAAAAATGAGTTTCGATCTTTTAGGCTAGATTGTATAAAAGAAATAAAAGTAGTCAAAGAACACTTTACCAAACATCCGATGACATTGCAGGAGTATTTCGAAATATGTAAAAAAACATGGGAGGAGAAATCAAAAAAGAACCCCTGA
- a CDS encoding alginate export family protein, producing MKIHNSFTLAFFLFFTYVSNAQLKIDAELRPRFEYRHGFKTLFADNVDPAAFVSQRTRLKTAYKTEKLDFFLSIQDIRIWGDVPQLNTADKNGLSIHEAWGKIMFTPEFSAKIGRQEISLDDQRIFGSVDWAQQARSHDAAVLNYQKNRFTLNIGAAFNQDAERLTETTLTTPNTYKSLQYAWLHKDWNNFSASLLFLNNGLQYIDDTNADNNETRYSQTAGTHFGYKKNKLGIIGNAYYQFGNDLADNDLNAYLLGLEASYKITPSFTPILGIEVQSGNDNGTTSNRENTAFNPFYGTNHKFNGLMDYFYVGNHINNVGLIDLYAKAKIALTTKANLLVAIHNFSAAADMPSNGDTQFGNEIDLVYSYKMQKDIAIKAGYSHLFAADGMELLKENTDGNTNNWGWIMLIIKPTLFTSNN from the coding sequence ATGAAAATACACAATAGTTTCACTTTGGCGTTTTTTTTATTCTTTACCTATGTTTCGAACGCTCAATTAAAAATTGATGCCGAATTACGCCCTAGATTCGAATACAGGCATGGTTTCAAAACACTTTTTGCTGATAATGTTGACCCCGCAGCGTTTGTTTCTCAACGAACACGATTAAAAACAGCTTATAAAACTGAAAAGCTGGACTTTTTTCTAAGCATTCAGGATATCAGAATTTGGGGAGATGTCCCTCAGCTAAACACTGCTGACAAAAACGGTTTAAGTATTCATGAAGCCTGGGGAAAAATTATGTTTACTCCGGAGTTTTCTGCAAAAATTGGTCGACAAGAAATTTCCTTGGATGATCAACGTATTTTCGGAAGTGTAGATTGGGCGCAACAAGCACGTAGTCATGATGCAGCTGTATTAAATTACCAAAAAAACAGATTTACCTTAAACATAGGTGCTGCCTTTAATCAAGATGCTGAGAGGTTAACCGAAACAACACTAACTACTCCTAATACTTATAAAAGTTTGCAATATGCCTGGTTGCATAAAGATTGGAATAATTTTTCTGCTAGTTTATTATTTCTCAATAATGGTCTTCAATATATTGATGATACTAATGCAGATAATAATGAAACTAGATATAGTCAGACAGCAGGAACCCATTTTGGTTATAAAAAAAATAAACTAGGTATTATTGGTAATGCATATTATCAATTCGGTAATGACCTGGCTGACAATGACCTGAATGCATATCTCCTTGGTTTAGAAGCCAGTTATAAAATCACTCCCAGTTTTACTCCTATTCTAGGAATCGAAGTACAAAGTGGAAACGACAATGGAACCACTTCAAATAGGGAAAATACTGCTTTTAATCCATTTTATGGAACAAACCATAAGTTTAATGGTTTGATGGATTATTTCTATGTCGGGAATCATATCAATAATGTAGGGCTCATCGATCTTTATGCTAAAGCTAAAATAGCCCTTACAACCAAAGCAAATTTACTGGTTGCCATACATAATTTTTCTGCGGCTGCAGATATGCCTTCTAATGGTGATACTCAATTTGGTAATGAAATTGACTTAGTCTATTCATACAAGATGCAAAAAGACATTGCTATAAAAGCCGGATATTCTCATCTTTTTGCGGCTGATGGAATGGAACTTCTCAAAGAAAATACAGATGGAAACACCAATAATTGGGGATGGATAATGCTTATTATTAAGCCAACCTTATTCACTAGTAACAATTAA
- the ric gene encoding iron-sulfur cluster repair di-iron protein: protein MIITAQKTVAEVVADNIKTAHVFKKYGIDFCCGGGITIQKACSNHNIDYDIVRNELMAIDQKNKKEFDYNNWELGFLIDHIIHVHHTYVEESIGILLAYTEKVANVHGHHYPELIKIKELFLEVANELTTHMKKEELILFPFIKKLIKADQTQTPYASPHFGTVKNPVQMMEYEHENAGTIFKTIAKLTNNYTPPEEACNTFKALYAELDDFEQDLHLHIHLENNIVHPKAVALEKKVQNCL, encoded by the coding sequence ATGATAATTACGGCACAAAAAACAGTAGCAGAAGTAGTCGCTGATAATATAAAAACAGCACACGTTTTTAAGAAATATGGAATTGACTTTTGTTGTGGAGGAGGAATCACTATTCAAAAAGCTTGTTCTAATCATAACATCGATTATGATATAGTTAGGAATGAATTAATGGCTATTGATCAAAAAAATAAAAAGGAGTTTGATTATAACAATTGGGAGTTAGGCTTTTTAATCGACCATATCATACATGTACACCACACTTATGTAGAGGAGAGTATTGGTATCTTATTGGCATACACTGAGAAAGTAGCGAATGTTCATGGACATCATTACCCCGAACTTATTAAAATTAAGGAACTGTTCTTAGAAGTAGCGAATGAATTAACAACTCATATGAAAAAAGAAGAATTAATTCTTTTCCCTTTTATAAAAAAACTAATCAAAGCTGACCAAACACAAACTCCCTATGCCTCTCCTCATTTTGGAACCGTAAAAAACCCGGTACAAATGATGGAATATGAACATGAAAACGCTGGGACAATTTTTAAAACAATTGCTAAATTGACAAATAATTACACCCCTCCAGAAGAAGCCTGCAACACTTTTAAGGCGTTGTATGCTGAGTTAGATGATTTTGAACAAGATTTGCACTTACATATTCATTTAGAAAATAATATTGTTCACCCAAAAGCGGTAGCTTTAGAAAAAAAAGTACAGAACTGTCTGTAA
- a CDS encoding c-type cytochrome — MKRLGTFFLLFSVLLCMSCSEKQEKKEEKFTIGKKHTSTNKVEEKETTSPVILASKKVDLTNKGVGPISSIELPENTDSSMVTNGQALFKTKCMACHKVSKKFIGPPVAGILKRRTPEWVMNMMLNPEEMVQKDPLAKELFIEFNGSPMANQSLSKEEARTILEYLRTL, encoded by the coding sequence ATGAAGAGACTAGGAACATTCTTCCTTTTATTCTCTGTTTTACTGTGTATGAGTTGCAGTGAAAAACAAGAAAAGAAAGAAGAAAAATTTACAATTGGAAAAAAACATACCTCAACGAATAAGGTAGAAGAAAAAGAAACAACCTCTCCCGTTATTCTTGCATCCAAAAAGGTTGACTTAACAAACAAAGGTGTTGGTCCCATATCTTCTATAGAATTGCCTGAAAACACCGATAGTTCAATGGTTACTAACGGACAAGCTCTTTTCAAGACAAAATGTATGGCTTGTCATAAAGTCAGCAAAAAATTCATTGGTCCTCCGGTAGCAGGTATTCTAAAAAGAAGAACTCCTGAATGGGTGATGAATATGATGTTAAATCCCGAAGAAATGGTTCAGAAAGATCCATTAGCCAAAGAACTCTTTATTGAGTTTAACGGTTCTCCAATGGCAAATCAAAGCTTGAGCAAAGAAGAAGCCAGAACAATTTTAGAATACTTAAGAACATTATAG
- a CDS encoding fasciclin domain-containing protein: MNTNMYKKSIRYSLFLLCFATISCKNEAVDKVSSPSKSQQQEAQQRQGQAFIKDDEAKPSVLHIAIGSKDHTTLVAAVQAAQLENSLVNAGPLTVFAPTNEAFNALPEGTVDNLLKPENIDQLAYILKHHVTPATYDKEFIKKFKKLGQASNENIPVEVKNGEVYVGGAKIIGSVPAGNGIVHVVDKVILPSK; the protein is encoded by the coding sequence ATGAACACAAACATGTATAAAAAGTCGATACGATACTCGCTCTTCTTATTGTGTTTTGCAACTATAAGTTGTAAAAATGAAGCTGTTGACAAGGTATCATCTCCCTCTAAGTCCCAACAGCAAGAGGCACAACAAAGGCAAGGGCAGGCTTTTATCAAAGATGACGAAGCAAAACCGTCTGTATTACACATAGCTATCGGTTCTAAAGATCACACCACTTTAGTGGCTGCCGTACAAGCTGCACAATTAGAAAACTCACTTGTCAATGCTGGTCCTCTGACAGTATTTGCTCCTACAAACGAAGCATTTAATGCACTCCCGGAAGGAACCGTAGACAATTTGTTAAAGCCGGAAAATATAGATCAGCTCGCATACATATTAAAGCACCATGTTACTCCGGCAACCTATGATAAAGAGTTTATAAAAAAATTCAAAAAGCTAGGGCAAGCCAGTAATGAAAACATCCCGGTAGAAGTAAAAAATGGAGAAGTATATGTAGGTGGCGCTAAAATTATTGGTAGCGTTCCTGCCGGTAATGGAATTGTACATGTAGTTGATAAAGTAATTCTCCCTTCTAAATAA
- the nosZ gene encoding Sec-dependent nitrous-oxide reductase, with product MKKTFIYLFMISIAVTIINCTPKTKSKQQGALNASAAEKVYVPPGEHDDFYAFVSGGFSGQLAVYGLPSGRLFKIIPVFSQDAEKAWGYSEETKPMLNTSFGHIPWGDAHHPDISQTNGELDGRWVFINENNTPRIAKIDLTTFETTEIIEVPNSAGNHSSSYVTENTEYVIAGTRFGVPVPQRDISIKEYKGNFKGALSFLKVDPEEGHMDLSFQILMPGFDYDKAHPGRGKSHGWFFYTTYNTEEASTLLEVNASQNDKDFIAAVNWKKAEEYIKAGKFKTMPTRYAHNIYDEETHTATTKWGKEVRVLDPAECPGLVYFLPTPKSPHGCDVDPTGEYIVGSGKLSADVTVHSFSKMMKAIEEKKFTGEAYGIPILDFETVNAGSVKQAGLGPLHTEFDDKGHGYTTFFISSEVVKWKVGTWEVIDRKPTYYSVGHLMIPGGNSRKPFGKYVLAMNKITKDRYLPTGPEVTQSAQLYDITGEKMELLLDFPTVGEPHYAAGCPADLIKSKSKKIFKLEENKHPYVAKSAEDVKVVRNGNEVHIYMTMIRSHFSPDNIEGIKVGDKVYFHVTNLEQDYDVPHGISMIGANTSELLIMPGQTESFVWEPKQVGVWPFYCTDFCSALHQEMQGYVRVSPKDSDIELSWSLGDE from the coding sequence ATGAAAAAGACATTCATTTATCTGTTTATGATAAGTATCGCAGTAACTATTATAAACTGCACCCCAAAAACAAAATCTAAGCAGCAAGGAGCTTTAAACGCATCCGCAGCAGAAAAAGTATATGTCCCTCCTGGAGAGCACGACGATTTTTACGCCTTCGTTTCTGGAGGATTCAGTGGTCAGTTAGCCGTATATGGTCTTCCTTCCGGTCGACTGTTCAAAATAATCCCTGTCTTCTCTCAGGACGCAGAAAAAGCCTGGGGATATAGTGAAGAGACAAAACCGATGCTGAATACTTCTTTTGGGCATATCCCCTGGGGAGATGCACATCACCCGGATATCTCGCAAACAAATGGAGAACTAGATGGTCGTTGGGTATTTATCAACGAGAATAATACACCTAGAATTGCCAAAATAGATCTTACTACTTTCGAAACTACTGAGATCATAGAAGTTCCTAACTCTGCAGGAAACCACAGTTCTTCTTATGTAACTGAAAACACGGAATATGTAATTGCAGGAACTCGTTTTGGGGTTCCGGTACCTCAAAGAGATATTTCGATCAAAGAATACAAAGGTAATTTTAAAGGCGCCTTATCTTTTTTAAAAGTAGATCCCGAAGAAGGACATATGGATCTGTCTTTTCAAATTCTAATGCCGGGATTCGATTATGACAAAGCGCACCCGGGAAGAGGAAAATCTCATGGATGGTTTTTCTACACGACCTATAATACCGAAGAAGCAAGTACATTACTAGAAGTAAATGCTTCACAAAATGATAAGGATTTTATTGCAGCAGTAAACTGGAAGAAGGCAGAAGAATATATCAAGGCCGGAAAATTCAAGACAATGCCAACTAGATATGCACATAATATTTATGACGAAGAAACACATACTGCAACCACTAAGTGGGGAAAAGAAGTTCGTGTTCTGGATCCCGCAGAATGTCCTGGTTTAGTATATTTCTTACCTACACCTAAATCACCGCATGGATGTGATGTAGACCCTACGGGAGAGTACATTGTAGGAAGTGGGAAGCTATCTGCTGATGTAACCGTACATTCTTTTTCTAAAATGATGAAAGCCATTGAAGAGAAAAAATTCACAGGAGAAGCCTATGGTATTCCGATCCTTGATTTTGAAACTGTGAATGCAGGAAGTGTAAAACAAGCAGGACTTGGTCCATTACATACAGAGTTTGATGATAAAGGTCATGGATATACCACTTTCTTTATCTCTTCTGAAGTAGTAAAATGGAAAGTAGGTACCTGGGAAGTTATTGACAGAAAACCCACATACTATTCTGTAGGACACTTAATGATTCCAGGAGGTAACTCCAGAAAGCCATTTGGAAAATACGTATTGGCAATGAATAAAATCACAAAAGACCGCTACCTTCCTACTGGTCCCGAAGTAACACAATCTGCACAATTGTATGACATCACAGGAGAAAAAATGGAGTTACTTCTGGATTTTCCAACAGTAGGAGAACCTCATTATGCTGCCGGATGTCCGGCAGATCTGATAAAATCAAAGTCTAAAAAGATATTTAAACTCGAAGAAAACAAACACCCGTATGTTGCCAAGTCTGCTGAAGATGTAAAAGTAGTACGAAATGGCAATGAGGTTCACATTTATATGACCATGATCAGGAGTCATTTTTCTCCGGATAATATCGAAGGTATTAAAGTTGGAGATAAAGTTTATTTCCATGTAACCAATCTCGAACAAGATTATGACGTCCCTCACGGAATTAGTATGATTGGAGCAAATACATCCGAGTTATTGATCATGCCCGGACAGACAGAGTCTTTTGTATGGGAGCCAAAGCAAGTAGGTGTCTGGCCGTTCTATTGCACTGATTTTTGTTCGGCACTACATCAGGAGATGCAAGGATATGTTCGTGTTTCTCCAAAGGATTCCGACATTGAATTAAGCTGGTCATTAGGGGATGAATAA
- a CDS encoding nitrous oxide reductase accessory protein NosL, translating to MKKVLFISFISILLTSCNTGPKPIHYGTDMCYSCTMTIVDKRHAAEIVTRKGKVFKFDATECMINHIKTVDTSSIGSYLTVDYTKPELLIDATKATFLITEQIPSPMGAYLSAFENPKDADSVQAKKGGNIYSWNKLLSTLKNNTQ from the coding sequence ATGAAAAAAGTATTATTCATTTCTTTTATTTCTATACTGTTGACTTCATGTAATACAGGTCCCAAGCCTATTCATTACGGAACAGACATGTGTTATTCCTGTACAATGACTATTGTAGATAAAAGACATGCAGCAGAAATTGTAACCAGAAAAGGAAAAGTATTTAAGTTTGATGCTACCGAATGTATGATCAACCATATAAAAACAGTAGACACCTCCTCTATCGGCTCTTACCTCACTGTAGATTATACCAAACCAGAATTATTAATAGATGCCACAAAAGCAACTTTTTTAATCACCGAGCAAATCCCCAGTCCGATGGGAGCCTACTTATCAGCCTTTGAAAACCCAAAAGACGCAGACTCTGTTCAGGCAAAAAAAGGAGGAAATATATACTCCTGGAACAAGCTCCTGTCAACTCTTAAAA